The following DNA comes from Laspinema palackyanum D2c.
GAAAAGAAAAAGTTAGAGCATCCACCTCGGGATATTCGTTATCTCGGCGATCGCGATCTGCGTCAGTCTGCCAAGCGCGTGGCTCAAGTGGATGCCGATATCCGCCAACTGGTGCGGGAAATGCTCCAAAGTATGTACACGGCGGATGGGATTGGATTGGCGGCACCCCAAGTCGGGGTCCAAAAACAAGTGATTGTTGTTGACTGTGATTTGGAAAACGCTGCAACTCCCCCCCTTGTCCTGATTAATCCCGTGATCAAGAAATTTGGCGGCGATGAATGCACCTATCAAGAAGGCTGCCTCAGTATTCCCGGGGTTTATTTGGATGTTAAACGCCCCGAAATTATCGAAGTGGCTTATAAAGATGAACGGGGACGTCCTCAAAAAA
Coding sequences within:
- the def gene encoding peptide deformylase, with the translated sequence MTSPVLVEKKKLEHPPRDIRYLGDRDLRQSAKRVAQVDADIRQLVREMLQSMYTADGIGLAAPQVGVQKQVIVVDCDLENAATPPLVLINPVIKKFGGDECTYQEGCLSIPGVYLDVKRPEIIEVAYKDERGRPQKMTAKGIVSRCIQHEMDHLNGVLFVDRVENQLALTEELTKQGFSTKDVKSML